In a genomic window of Verrucomicrobiota bacterium:
- a CDS encoding POT family MFS transporter, translated as MKLSGAGYFFFFVKVMAVTSILFVVVWPGFTKAKPTCRMKGSRRRLEGFDDPTSGLGENENFDKRSDPNSLTTSSCAPVAAFNQAAREAGNTATAARVITAAITAAR; from the coding sequence GTGAAACTCAGCGGCGCCGGCTATTTCTTCTTCTTCGTCAAAGTGATGGCGGTGACCTCAATCCTGTTCGTCGTGGTGTGGCCGGGTTTTACAAAGGCAAAACCTACTTGCAGGATGAAGGGGAGCAGACGGCGGCTTGAAGGGTTCGACGACCCGACGAGCGGCCTTGGTGAAAACGAAAACTTTGACAAACGGAGTGACCCGAACTCCTTGACTACTTCGAGCTGTGCCCCTGTAGCTGCGTTCAACCAGGCCGCGCGCGAAGCTGGAAACACTGCCACGGCGGCCAGAGTCATCACGGCGGCGATCACCGCCGCCAGGTAA